The following coding sequences are from one Rhipicephalus microplus isolate Deutch F79 chromosome 3, USDA_Rmic, whole genome shotgun sequence window:
- the LOC142802818 gene encoding uncharacterized protein LOC142802818: MSSGDIGAASTAQLGRGTRNMDESSQDYQIILPRLPSNDSTLHTVFLHADIKARPYRVEDFRDALIRLALLPEVAALGAYQMNHVWAITFKDEEGKKRILAAGDIVVKNQRCITIDPNHQDTKLKIHWLLFNVPDDEVRAALAPYGKVNEIVRERWRVYGCTDKGSSTRVVSIRLKAGLTVDDLPHQLRIAGDLTLVVVAGRAPLCLRCRGTGHIRRDCRAPRCTVCRRFGHNESGCMRTYASVAGPAGGEELSEHHMDEAEAEELIGARREEPKPKLTPLTPRPTGAETASNKDKGSTKDVQSTRNTQDITALAAQEEMSENMDTSNTCKRPREEAEGKKAATTKEVEEPPAKAMNVRRRPAPNILSERRIAENLPPTQVQQTQLPQQQPVPNQQTLHQRLTDQQQKGPSAGPPSDQKPP, translated from the coding sequence ATGAGCTCCGGCGATATCGGAGCGGCATCAACGGCCCAGCTCGGTCGTGGTACCAGGAACATGGACGAATCGTCACAGGATTATCAGATTATTTTGCCCCGACTGCCATCAAATGATTCAACGCTGCATACTGTCTTTTTGCACGCTGATATCAAGGCGCGGCCGTATCGCGTTGAGGATTTCAGGGACGCTCTTATTCGTTTGGCTTTGCTTCCCGAGGTTGCTGCCTTGGGGGCGTACCAAATGAATCATGTTTGGGCCATCACTTTCAAGGACGAGGAGGGCAAGAAGAGAATACTCGCTGCTGGGGACATTGTGGTGAAGAACCAGCGCTGTATCACTATCGACCCTAACCACCAGGATACGAAGCTGAAGATACACTGGCTACTGTTTAACGTTCCTGACGACGAGGTGAGGGCAGCGTTGGCTCCTTATGGCAAGGTGAACGAAATAGTGCGAGAGCGCTGGCGCGTGTATGGATGCACCGACAAAGGCTCTTCGACGCGAGTGGTGAGCATCAGGCTCAAAGCTGGCCTCACGGTGGATGACCTCCCACATCAGTTGCGGATTGCCGGAGACCTCACGCTAGTTGTCGTCGCGGGAAGAGCACCGTTATGCCTGCGTTGCCGCGGAACAGGTCATATTAGGAGGGATTGCCGAGCCCCACGTTGTACAGTGTGTCGGCGTTTTGGGCATAATGAGAGCGGCTGTATGAGAACATATGCAAGTGTAGCAGGGCCCGCGGGAGGCGAAGAACTTTCCGAGCATCACATGGACGAGGCTGAAGCAGAAGAGCTGATAGGGGCGCGTCGGGAGGAACCGAAACCCAAGTTGACGCCCCTTACGCCACGCCCCACAGGTGCTGAGACGGCGTCTAACAAAGACAAGGGTTCTACAAAAGACGTGCAATCCACGAGGAACACACAAGATATAACGGCGCTTGCAGCGCAGGAAGAAATGTCGGAAAACATGGACACGTCAAATACATGTAAAAGGCCCAGGGAAGAGGCGGAAGgcaagaaggctgctacaacgaaagAAGTGGAGGAACCACCGGCCAAGGCGATGAACGTGCGCCGTAGACCGGCACCTAACATCCTCAGCGAACGTCGAATAGCCGAGAACCTCCCACCAACCCAGGTGCAACAGACACAACTGCCGCAGCAGCAACCAGTGCCGAATCAGCAGACATTGCATCAGCGACTGACAGATCAACAACAGAAGGGGCCTTCAGCggggcccccttcagatcaaaagCCCCCGTAA